From a single Nocardioides sp. dk884 genomic region:
- a CDS encoding glutamate ABC transporter substrate-binding protein: protein MRPRPTLRRFTAAAATAVLATSIAACGNAGNDDTETRDVDVAENAADEFEDGTRMKELAEDGTITIGVKYDQPGLGFKGATDDMPKGFDPEVGKILAGSLGIAPEDITWKETISDNREPFLEEGEVDLVIATYSITDDRRKVVGQAGPYYVTGQQLLVRSDNDEINGVEDIKGMEVCSVTGSTSLENVKKEGAKPRGFDTYSECVDQVLDGTVDAMTTDGSILLGYAAEQPDELKVVGEPFSEERYGIGYSKDSPEMCQWINDTLTTSFEDGSWEEAFDVTLGESGVEAPEQPELDDCQS from the coding sequence ATGCGACCTCGCCCGACCCTCCGCAGGTTCACGGCAGCGGCAGCCACCGCCGTCCTGGCCACGTCCATCGCCGCCTGCGGCAACGCCGGCAACGACGACACCGAGACCCGCGACGTCGACGTCGCGGAGAACGCCGCCGACGAGTTCGAGGACGGCACCCGCATGAAGGAGCTCGCCGAGGACGGCACCATCACCATCGGCGTCAAGTACGACCAGCCCGGCCTGGGCTTCAAGGGCGCCACCGACGACATGCCCAAGGGCTTCGACCCGGAGGTCGGCAAGATCCTCGCGGGCTCGCTCGGCATCGCCCCCGAGGACATCACGTGGAAGGAGACCATCTCCGACAACCGTGAGCCGTTCCTCGAGGAGGGCGAGGTCGACCTCGTCATCGCCACCTACTCCATCACCGACGACCGCCGCAAGGTCGTCGGCCAGGCCGGTCCGTACTACGTGACCGGTCAGCAGCTCCTGGTCCGCTCCGACAACGACGAGATCAACGGCGTCGAGGACATCAAGGGCATGGAGGTCTGCTCGGTCACCGGCTCGACCTCGCTCGAGAACGTCAAGAAGGAGGGTGCCAAGCCCCGCGGCTTCGACACCTACTCCGAGTGCGTCGATCAGGTCCTCGACGGTACCGTCGATGCAATGACCACCGACGGCTCGATCCTCCTCGGGTACGCCGCCGAGCAGCCCGACGAGCTGAAGGTCGTCGGGGAGCCGTTCTCCGAGGAGCGCTACGGCATCGGCTACTCCAAGGACAGCCCCGAGATGTGCCAGTGGATCAACGACACGCTGACGACGTCCTTCGAGGACGGCTCGTGGGAGGAGGCGTTCGACGTCACCCTCGGCGAGTCCGGCGTCGAGGCCCCCGAGCAGCCCGAGCTCGACGACTGCCAGTCCTGA
- a CDS encoding VOC family protein: protein MTPAGARGEAPLRLHHVQVSCPPGGEELARRFWAEGLGLVEVEEPQALRSRGGAWFRSHDADGAIVAEIHVGVEEPFVPARRAHPALLLADPAALEETGARLETLGFEVDHRERHTFAGYERLHVRDGHGNRVELLAEAAARH from the coding sequence GTGACGCCCGCCGGGGCGCGGGGCGAGGCCCCGCTGCGCCTGCACCACGTGCAGGTCTCCTGCCCGCCCGGCGGCGAGGAGCTCGCCCGGCGGTTCTGGGCCGAGGGACTGGGGCTGGTCGAGGTCGAGGAGCCCCAGGCGCTGCGCTCGCGCGGCGGCGCCTGGTTCCGCTCGCACGACGCTGACGGCGCGATCGTCGCCGAGATCCACGTCGGCGTGGAGGAGCCGTTCGTGCCTGCCCGGCGCGCGCACCCCGCGCTGCTGCTGGCCGACCCGGCCGCGCTCGAGGAGACCGGCGCGCGACTGGAGACGCTCGGCTTCGAGGTCGACCACCGCGAGCGGCACACCTTCGCCGGCTACGAGCGGTTGCACGTCCGCGACGGGCACGGCAACCGGGTGGAGCTGCTGGCCGAGGCCGCTGCGCGGCACTGA
- a CDS encoding amino acid ABC transporter permease, with the protein MEAVFSNFDEYLKAFGVTLALFVVSGLASLVLGLILASLRVGPVSVMRRAAGLYVTIFRNTPLLMIFVFMAAAMPKLGYNFKWVENIEIAGWSVSAFFVRSTIALTLYTSAFVCEAFRSGVNSVDVGQAEAARAVGLTFFQSMRYVVLPQALRAVVPPLTSVQVALIKNTSVAAAFGMAEATATMRSLTNDYGSQRPEIFLLFAIGYIIIVEAVALSSYALERKWKVA; encoded by the coding sequence GTGGAGGCGGTCTTCTCGAACTTCGACGAGTACCTCAAGGCCTTCGGCGTCACCCTCGCGCTGTTCGTCGTCTCGGGGCTCGCCTCGCTCGTGCTGGGGCTGATCCTCGCCTCGCTGCGGGTCGGCCCGGTCAGCGTCATGCGACGCGCCGCTGGCCTCTATGTGACCATCTTCCGCAACACGCCGCTGCTGATGATCTTCGTCTTCATGGCGGCGGCGATGCCCAAGCTCGGCTACAACTTCAAGTGGGTCGAGAACATCGAGATCGCCGGCTGGAGCGTGTCGGCGTTCTTCGTGCGTTCCACCATCGCGCTGACGCTCTACACCTCGGCCTTCGTCTGCGAGGCGTTCCGCTCCGGGGTCAACTCCGTGGACGTCGGCCAGGCCGAGGCGGCTCGCGCCGTCGGCCTCACCTTCTTCCAGAGCATGCGTTACGTGGTGCTCCCCCAGGCGCTGCGCGCGGTCGTGCCGCCGCTGACCAGCGTGCAGGTGGCGCTGATCAAGAACACTTCCGTCGCCGCGGCGTTCGGCATGGCCGAGGCGACCGCCACCATGCGCTCGCTCACCAACGACTACGGCAGCCAGCGCCCGGAGATCTTCCTGCTCTTCGCCATCGGCTACATCATCATCGTCGAGGCGGTCGCACTGTCCTCCTACGCACTCGAGCGCAAGTGGAAGGTGGCCTGA
- a CDS encoding hotdog fold domain-containing protein, whose protein sequence is MSSVLTMWQKTSAVPGVGARVFSILFAQKAPYFASVRPRFTVLEPNRAELVVRSRRRVHNHLGTVHAIALCNGLEAAMGALAEVSVPADRRWIPKGMEVSYTAKATGDVTCIAETDPAQWSGTDPDLPVRVRGELADGTVVIEGVIRLWVTPRR, encoded by the coding sequence ATGAGTTCAGTCCTCACGATGTGGCAGAAGACCAGCGCGGTCCCGGGAGTGGGCGCCCGGGTCTTCTCGATCCTGTTCGCCCAGAAGGCGCCGTACTTCGCGAGCGTGCGCCCGCGGTTCACCGTCCTGGAGCCGAACCGCGCCGAGCTGGTGGTCCGCAGCCGGCGCCGGGTGCACAACCACCTCGGGACCGTGCACGCGATCGCGCTGTGCAACGGTCTCGAGGCGGCGATGGGTGCCCTGGCGGAGGTGAGCGTGCCGGCGGACCGCCGCTGGATCCCGAAGGGGATGGAGGTCAGCTACACCGCGAAGGCGACCGGCGACGTCACCTGCATCGCCGAGACCGACCCGGCCCAGTGGAGCGGCACGGACCCGGACCTTCCGGTCCGGGTCCGTGGGGAGCTCGCCGACGGCACCGTGGTGATCGAGGGCGTCATCCGGCTCTGGGTGACGCCGCGGCGCTAA
- a CDS encoding TIGR03857 family LLM class F420-dependent oxidoreductase: protein MTHATSHAPLPEIGCYGLAGHTSSPADLLEEVRLAERLGIGAVFLSERFNLKDAGVLAGAAVAASEQIGIGTAATNHNTRHPLVTATMATTLHRMSHGRYALGLGRGFDLLFDVMGLPRVTSAQLTDAIGIYRRLWRGEAFGHDGPAGSYPYLSQDPSFDEHVPVLMTAIGPRSLALAGRVADGVVLHTFLTDETLARSVATVRRAAEEAGRDPAAVRVWAVLATVPDPVTDEQRLRRLVGRLATYLQGYGEVLVGANGWDPEVLRRFREDPLVSGYAGAFDAVGTVDELTRLAALLPAEWLPAASGSPAQCAARVRDQLDAGADSVILHGATPAELAPVLDAWRTVRPDGLDALPRNPGWLR from the coding sequence GTGACCCACGCCACATCACACGCGCCGCTGCCGGAGATCGGCTGCTACGGGCTGGCGGGGCACACCTCCTCCCCCGCCGACCTGCTGGAGGAGGTCCGCCTGGCCGAACGGCTGGGCATCGGAGCGGTCTTCCTCTCCGAGCGATTCAACCTCAAGGACGCCGGCGTCCTGGCCGGGGCTGCCGTGGCCGCCTCCGAGCAGATCGGGATCGGTACCGCCGCGACCAACCACAACACCCGGCACCCGCTGGTCACCGCCACGATGGCCACGACGCTGCACCGGATGAGCCACGGGCGCTACGCCCTCGGCCTCGGGCGCGGCTTCGACCTGCTCTTCGACGTCATGGGCCTGCCCCGGGTGACGAGCGCCCAGCTCACCGACGCGATCGGGATCTACCGGCGGCTGTGGCGCGGCGAGGCGTTCGGGCACGACGGGCCGGCCGGCAGCTACCCCTACCTCTCCCAGGACCCGTCCTTCGATGAGCACGTGCCGGTGCTGATGACCGCCATCGGCCCGAGGTCGCTCGCCCTCGCCGGGCGGGTCGCCGACGGCGTCGTGCTGCACACCTTCCTCACCGACGAGACCCTGGCCCGCTCGGTGGCCACCGTGCGGCGCGCGGCAGAGGAGGCCGGGCGCGACCCGGCCGCGGTGCGGGTCTGGGCGGTGCTCGCGACAGTCCCCGATCCCGTCACCGACGAGCAGCGGCTGCGCCGCCTGGTCGGTCGCCTCGCCACCTACCTCCAGGGGTACGGCGAGGTGCTCGTCGGCGCGAACGGCTGGGACCCCGAGGTGCTGCGCCGCTTCCGCGAGGACCCGCTGGTGAGCGGGTACGCCGGAGCGTTCGACGCGGTCGGCACGGTCGACGAGCTCACCCGGCTGGCCGCACTGCTGCCGGCGGAGTGGCTGCCCGCGGCGTCCGGCTCCCCCGCCCAGTGCGCCGCCCGGGTGCGCGACCAGCTCGACGCGGGCGCCGACAGCGTGATCCTGCACGGCGCCACCCCGGCCGAGCTGGCGCCGGTGCTGGACGCCTGGCGGACGGTGCGCCCCGACGGGCTCGACGCACTGCCGCGCAACCCCGGGTGGCTGCGATGA
- a CDS encoding amino acid ABC transporter ATP-binding protein, producing the protein MSEPLVVLDHVDKWFGNLHVLQDIELSIGKGEVVVVIGPSGSGKSTLCRTINRLETIDKGTISLDGQALPQEGKGLAALRADVGMVFQSFNLFAHKTILENVTLGPIKVRKQSKADAEKRARELLERVGVAHQADKYPAQLSGGQQQRVAIARALAMDPKVMLFDEPTSALDPEMISEVLEVMVDLAKRGMTMVVVTHEMGFARTAADRVVFMSDGAIVEENTPDEFFTNPKSDRAKDFLGKILKH; encoded by the coding sequence ATGAGTGAACCCCTGGTGGTGCTGGACCACGTCGACAAGTGGTTCGGCAACCTCCACGTCCTGCAGGACATCGAGCTGTCGATCGGCAAGGGCGAGGTCGTCGTGGTCATTGGCCCCTCAGGGTCGGGCAAGTCGACGCTGTGCCGCACGATCAACCGCCTCGAGACCATCGACAAGGGCACGATCAGCCTCGACGGCCAGGCCCTGCCCCAGGAGGGCAAGGGCCTCGCGGCGCTGCGCGCCGACGTCGGGATGGTCTTCCAGAGCTTCAACCTGTTCGCGCACAAGACGATCCTCGAGAACGTCACCCTGGGCCCCATCAAGGTCCGCAAGCAGTCCAAGGCCGACGCCGAGAAGCGCGCCCGCGAGCTCCTTGAGCGCGTCGGCGTCGCACACCAGGCCGACAAGTACCCCGCGCAGCTCTCCGGTGGTCAGCAGCAGCGCGTCGCGATCGCGCGCGCGCTGGCGATGGACCCGAAGGTGATGCTCTTCGACGAGCCGACCTCGGCGCTCGACCCGGAGATGATCTCGGAGGTCCTCGAGGTCATGGTCGATCTGGCCAAGCGCGGCATGACCATGGTCGTGGTCACCCACGAGATGGGTTTCGCCCGCACAGCAGCCGACCGGGTGGTCTTCATGTCCGACGGCGCGATCGTCGAGGAGAACACTCCCGACGAGTTCTTCACCAACCCGAAGAGCGATCGAGCCAAGGACTTCCTCGGCAAGATCCTCAAGCACTGA
- a CDS encoding phosphotransferase family protein: protein MSTAPVATTREELSPQWLSEALGGRVETVVAEPVGTGQMGSCFRLRLTGPDVGARLPGVLLAKLPTPDPAARAMVAGAYRCELRFYAEIAPTVAVRVPRVHHAAWSGDGADFTLLLEDLAPRVQGDQVAGCSPAQAHDAVVNLAGLHGPRWCDPTLLAIEGLDRTGPEDAALLAELYGPATEIFLAGLGDLVDPADAATLEACVPLCERWALARSERFGLVHGDYRLDNLMFAPDGSAGCVALDWQTLSLALPARDLAYFLGTGLSVGDRRAHERELVATWHAGLLAHGVGDYSASDAWEDYRFAMLQGPLVSVFGCAYGTRTERGDRMFAAMVARACAAIRDLGVLSLVAEDC from the coding sequence ATGAGCACCGCGCCCGTCGCCACCACGCGGGAGGAGCTGAGCCCGCAGTGGCTCTCGGAGGCCCTGGGCGGCCGGGTCGAGACCGTCGTCGCCGAGCCGGTCGGCACCGGCCAGATGGGCAGCTGCTTCCGGCTGCGGCTCACCGGGCCGGACGTCGGTGCCCGCCTCCCCGGCGTACTGCTCGCCAAGCTGCCCACGCCCGATCCCGCGGCGCGGGCGATGGTGGCCGGCGCCTACCGCTGCGAGCTGCGCTTCTACGCCGAGATCGCGCCGACCGTGGCGGTCCGGGTGCCGCGGGTGCACCACGCCGCCTGGAGCGGCGACGGCGCCGACTTCACCCTGCTCCTGGAGGACCTCGCGCCGCGGGTGCAGGGCGACCAGGTCGCCGGCTGCTCACCGGCCCAGGCACACGACGCGGTGGTCAACCTCGCCGGGCTGCACGGACCGCGCTGGTGCGACCCGACCCTCCTCGCGATCGAGGGCCTGGACCGCACCGGCCCCGAGGACGCCGCGCTGCTCGCCGAGCTCTACGGGCCCGCGACCGAGATCTTCCTGGCCGGGCTCGGCGACCTCGTGGACCCCGCCGACGCCGCGACGCTGGAGGCCTGCGTGCCGCTGTGCGAGCGCTGGGCCCTCGCCCGCAGCGAGCGGTTCGGGCTCGTGCACGGCGACTACCGCCTCGACAACCTGATGTTCGCGCCCGACGGCTCCGCCGGCTGCGTGGCGCTCGACTGGCAGACCCTGTCGCTGGCCCTGCCGGCGCGCGACCTGGCGTACTTCCTCGGCACCGGGCTCTCGGTAGGCGACCGCCGCGCCCACGAGCGCGAGCTGGTCGCGACCTGGCACGCCGGACTGCTCGCGCACGGCGTCGGCGACTACTCCGCATCCGACGCGTGGGAGGACTACCGCTTCGCGATGCTCCAGGGACCGCTGGTGTCGGTCTTCGGCTGCGCCTACGGCACCCGCACCGAGCGCGGGGACCGGATGTTCGCGGCCATGGTCGCCCGGGCCTGCGCGGCGATCCGTGACCTGGGGGTGCTCTCACTCGTCGCCGAGGACTGCTAG
- a CDS encoding amino acid ABC transporter permease: MSGNVLFDAPGPRTIARHRLYSVLTWLALLAVIGFFVWRMQVTGQLEYDKWEVFLTPAYVEVILQGLLDTLQMAFGAIIFAVVFGLVFGVGKMSDHGWVRWPCWVIVEFFRAVPVLMLMIFLFYLLAVGDAPLSPMWCVIIALTLYNGSVLAEVFRAGVNAVPRGQVEAAYALGMRKTQVMVQIQLPQAVKMMLPALISQCVVALKDTSLGSYIIAPGLTFVYKQITLDFKNQVPTALVITAIYILVNLVLTAIATALQRRLVGEKNPIDLTSVGNMDGGRAV; the protein is encoded by the coding sequence ATGAGCGGCAACGTCCTCTTCGACGCCCCGGGCCCGCGCACCATCGCGCGCCACCGTCTCTACTCCGTGCTGACCTGGCTGGCGCTCCTCGCCGTGATCGGGTTCTTCGTGTGGCGGATGCAGGTCACCGGCCAGCTGGAGTACGACAAGTGGGAGGTCTTCCTCACCCCGGCGTACGTCGAGGTGATCCTGCAGGGTCTGCTCGACACCCTCCAGATGGCCTTCGGTGCGATCATCTTCGCCGTCGTGTTCGGCCTGGTCTTCGGCGTCGGCAAGATGTCCGATCACGGCTGGGTGCGCTGGCCGTGCTGGGTGATCGTGGAGTTCTTCCGCGCGGTGCCGGTGCTGATGCTGATGATCTTCCTCTTCTACCTGCTGGCCGTCGGCGACGCCCCGCTGTCGCCGATGTGGTGCGTCATCATCGCGCTGACGCTCTACAACGGCTCCGTCCTCGCCGAGGTCTTCCGCGCCGGCGTGAACGCCGTCCCGCGTGGACAGGTCGAAGCGGCGTACGCGCTGGGCATGCGCAAGACCCAGGTGATGGTGCAGATCCAGCTGCCGCAGGCGGTCAAGATGATGCTCCCGGCACTGATCAGCCAGTGCGTGGTCGCGCTCAAGGACACCAGCCTGGGTTCCTACATCATCGCGCCCGGCCTCACGTTCGTGTACAAGCAGATCACGCTGGACTTCAAGAACCAGGTGCCGACCGCACTGGTCATCACCGCGATCTACATCCTGGTCAACCTGGTGCTGACGGCCATCGCGACGGCACTCCAGCGCAGGCTCGTCGGCGAGAAGAACCCGATCGACCTGACCTCCGTCGGCAACATGGACGGCGGTCGGGCCGTCTAG